One genomic window of Campylobacter vicugnae includes the following:
- a CDS encoding type II toxin-antitoxin system VapC family toxin — translation MKKVFLDTNILIDFFEETRENNIHAKQLIYFLLSNDIKIVFSEDMISTIAYILKKENLDKFTYFLKSIALEKEFEIVSFGVSVINMACDYYNNNKGDFEDYLQYFTAEKENCIAIYTMDKEFPQLKIPVKRYGDFV, via the coding sequence ATGAAAAAAGTTTTTTTAGATACAAATATTTTGATTGATTTCTTTGAAGAAACAAGAGAAAATAATATACACGCTAAGCAATTAATTTATTTTTTACTTTCAAATGATATTAAAATAGTTTTTTCTGAAGATATGATTTCTACGATTGCCTATATTCTTAAAAAAGAAAATTTAGATAAATTTACTTATTTTTTAAAAAGTATTGCACTAGAAAAAGAATTTGAAATCGTTTCTTTTGGTGTAAGCGTTATAAATATGGCTTGTGATTATTATAATAACAACAAAGGAGACTTTGAAGATTATTTGCAGTATTTTACTGCTGAAAAAGAAAATTGTATAGCTATTTACACAATGGATAAAGAATTTCCACAGCTTAAGATTCCGGTAAAAAGGTATGGTGATTTCGTATAA
- the trbB gene encoding P-type conjugative transfer ATPase TrbB, whose protein sequence is MNTEFQERIITKIRREFGDEIINILNDDKTIELMLNSDGKLWVEKLGSDMECWGNFPESKAKSIINSVASFLDTTANSDNPILECELPIDGSRFEALLPPVVSTPTFTIRKKAIKIFTLEDYQNSNILSQNQKNIIENAITTRQNILVVGGTGSGKTTFCNAIIDGMSRLTPDNRIIIIEDTAELQCSSRNKVILRSTDKVSMLRLLKATMRLRPDRIVVGETRGKEALDLLKAWNTGHPGGIATIHANSAYGGLTRLEQLISEATPAPMSELISEAVNLVVFIQKIKGGRKIQEIMQVKGFDKSKNQYITQQI, encoded by the coding sequence ATGAATACTGAGTTTCAAGAACGCATAATCACAAAAATTCGTAGAGAATTTGGCGATGAAATAATAAATATTCTTAATGATGATAAAACAATTGAACTAATGCTTAATAGCGATGGTAAGCTATGGGTTGAAAAATTAGGTTCAGATATGGAATGCTGGGGAAACTTTCCAGAATCCAAAGCTAAATCTATCATAAATTCCGTAGCTAGCTTTTTAGATACTACTGCAAATTCAGATAATCCAATACTAGAATGTGAGCTACCTATAGACGGATCAAGATTTGAGGCTCTACTTCCGCCAGTTGTAAGCACACCAACATTTACAATTAGAAAAAAAGCAATTAAAATTTTTACTCTCGAAGATTATCAAAATAGCAATATTCTTTCACAAAACCAAAAAAATATAATAGAAAATGCAATTACCACAAGACAAAATATTTTAGTTGTTGGCGGAACAGGTAGTGGAAAAACTACTTTTTGTAATGCGATTATTGATGGTATGTCAAGGCTTACACCAGACAATAGAATAATTATTATTGAAGATACTGCGGAGCTACAATGCTCAAGCAGAAATAAAGTAATACTAAGATCAACTGATAAAGTTAGTATGCTTAGATTACTCAAGGCAACTATGCGTTTAAGACCTGATCGCATAGTTGTAGGCGAAACAAGGGGTAAAGAAGCTCTTGACTTATTAAAAGCTTGGAATACCGGACATCCTGGAGGCATAGCAACAATACATGCAAATTCTGCTTATGGAGGGCTAACTAGACTTGAGCAATTAATTAGCGAAGCAACACCAGCACCTATGAGTGAGCTTATTTCTGAAGCTGTAAATTTGGTTGTTTTTATTCAAAAAATTAAAGGAGGTAGAAAAATACAAGAAATAATGCAAGTAAAAGGATTTGATAAATCCAAAAATCAATACATAACTCAACAAATTTAA
- a CDS encoding TrbC/VirB2 family protein, whose translation MNKYIFLFLLFGTVAFAATTGAGLPWEGPLQTIKSSITGPVAFTLSILAIVACGIGLVWGGEMTTFVKTLVYIVLVIALVVGATNVMGIFQTTGALI comes from the coding sequence ATGAATAAATATATTTTTTTATTTTTACTTTTTGGAACCGTAGCTTTTGCAGCAACAACTGGGGCAGGTTTGCCTTGGGAAGGACCGCTTCAAACTATAAAATCCAGTATAACAGGACCAGTAGCATTTACTTTATCTATTCTTGCTATAGTAGCATGCGGTATAGGTTTAGTGTGGGGCGGTGAGATGACTACCTTTGTAAAAACTCTCGTGTATATAGTTTTAGTAATAGCATTAGTTGTAGGAGCTACAAATGTTATGGGTATTTTTCAAACAACTGGGGCTTTAATATGA
- the trbD gene encoding conjugal transfer protein TrbD — translation MNEELKTADLYSALNKPNLIFGADRELILSVGVVAFALIFTGLNLISTIIGISLLVFSNYFLRLMAKADPLMRHVFLRQNKYRKFYISRSTPFVKE, via the coding sequence ATGAATGAAGAGTTAAAAACTGCTGATTTATATTCGGCTCTCAATAAACCTAATTTAATTTTTGGTGCAGATAGAGAGCTGATTTTATCTGTTGGAGTGGTAGCTTTTGCACTGATTTTTACAGGTTTAAACTTAATCTCTACCATAATTGGTATATCGCTCTTAGTATTTAGTAACTATTTTTTAAGACTAATGGCAAAAGCTGATCCACTAATGAGACATGTTTTTTTACGCCAAAATAAATATAGAAAATTCTATATTTCACGATCTACACCATTTGTTAAGGAGTAA
- a CDS encoding VirB4 family type IV secretion/conjugal transfer ATPase produces the protein MLGLKEFRNTAKAFPDILNYASFIDNGILLNKDGSLTAGFFYRAGDISSMTLNERNSLSSRINAILSKLGNGWAVHIDCSRIKSENYISGTTYYKSHIAQILENERKQYFENKEHYENIFTLIFTYLPPNKNIGKFLNMMIIDDGKSKNQQTKILEYFKNIIDELEKSLSNFVKIERMFARDGVDEFGNEVTFDDLLEYINFCICGDRQRVILPNIPMYLDTIIGAKEFTTGLRPKIGNKYIGVVAIDGFPSQSYPNILNSLTLLGFDYRFNTRFIFMDNQDAIKELNKYRKKWQQKTRGFIDQLLDRPSSKVDEHAVLMVNEIDGALAEANSSLVNYGYYSANIIIFDNDPENLEYKTSEIKSILEKLGFIARIETINAVEAYLGSLPGFVYPNLRRPIINTLNLAHLIPLASIWAGERHNSSDKFPPESPALMQVVTSGATPFRLNLHVGDLGHTLIFGPTGAGKSVLLANIALNFQKYQNAKVFAFDKGRSLLALTLATGGTHYDVAGENSSLAFAPLSSIKSQSQIAWAESWIETCLKLQNIDITPKYKKLIHEALITHVETNSRSLTEFISSLQDNDLRDALSHYSVSGSAGFLLDAENDGLNLNNNITTFEIEDLMNLGEQNIIPTLLYIFNKIEQRLDGSPTLLIIDEAWIALGHPAFKGKIVEWLKVLRKANCAVVLATQSLSDSAKSGILDILQESCPTKIFLPNVEAWNKGSDNTLGPYDFYKAFGLNDVQISILQEGIYKQDYYYMSPLGTRLFSLALQKATLAFTAASDKISVKRIKALHEMYKEKWPYKWLEEKGINYSNLQGDIK, from the coding sequence ATGTTAGGACTTAAAGAATTTCGAAATACTGCAAAAGCTTTCCCTGACATCTTAAACTATGCAAGTTTTATTGATAATGGCATTTTGCTAAATAAAGACGGAAGTTTAACAGCTGGATTTTTTTATCGTGCCGGAGATATTAGCTCAATGACGCTGAATGAACGAAATTCTTTAAGTAGCAGGATTAATGCTATCTTAAGCAAACTTGGAAATGGTTGGGCAGTGCATATTGATTGCTCAAGAATTAAAAGTGAAAATTATATATCTGGCACAACTTATTATAAAAGCCATATTGCACAAATACTTGAAAACGAGAGAAAACAATATTTTGAAAATAAAGAACATTATGAAAACATTTTTACTTTGATTTTTACATATCTTCCACCAAACAAAAATATAGGCAAATTCCTAAATATGATGATAATTGATGATGGAAAATCTAAAAATCAACAAACTAAAATTCTTGAATATTTTAAAAATATAATTGATGAATTAGAAAAAAGTCTATCAAATTTTGTAAAAATAGAAAGAATGTTTGCAAGAGATGGAGTAGATGAATTTGGAAATGAAGTAACCTTTGATGATTTATTAGAATATATAAATTTTTGTATTTGCGGAGATAGACAAAGAGTAATTCTACCTAATATTCCTATGTATCTTGATACTATTATTGGAGCTAAAGAATTTACCACAGGTCTTAGACCAAAAATAGGCAATAAATATATTGGCGTAGTAGCAATTGATGGATTTCCGTCTCAAAGCTATCCAAATATACTAAATTCTTTAACTTTACTTGGATTTGATTATAGATTTAATACTAGATTTATCTTTATGGATAATCAAGACGCAATTAAAGAATTAAATAAATATCGCAAAAAATGGCAACAAAAGACTAGAGGATTTATAGATCAGCTCTTAGATCGCCCTAGCTCAAAAGTTGATGAACATGCGGTCTTAATGGTAAATGAAATTGATGGAGCATTGGCAGAAGCTAATAGCTCATTGGTCAATTATGGCTATTACTCAGCAAATATCATTATATTTGATAATGATCCAGAAAACTTGGAATATAAAACCAGTGAAATAAAATCAATTCTTGAAAAACTTGGCTTTATAGCTAGAATAGAAACCATAAATGCAGTTGAAGCTTATCTTGGATCGCTTCCTGGATTTGTATATCCGAATTTGCGTCGCCCTATAATAAACACACTAAATTTAGCTCATTTAATCCCTTTGGCGTCGATTTGGGCTGGTGAAAGACATAATTCTAGTGATAAATTTCCACCTGAATCTCCAGCCCTTATGCAAGTAGTAACTAGCGGTGCAACGCCATTCAGACTTAATTTACATGTAGGAGATTTAGGTCATACACTGATTTTTGGTCCTACTGGAGCTGGAAAATCTGTATTATTAGCAAACATTGCACTAAATTTTCAAAAGTATCAAAATGCCAAAGTTTTTGCTTTTGATAAGGGAAGAAGCCTTTTAGCCTTAACACTAGCAACAGGTGGAACGCATTATGATGTTGCAGGTGAAAATTCATCTTTAGCATTTGCCCCACTTAGTAGCATTAAATCACAATCACAAATAGCTTGGGCTGAGAGCTGGATTGAAACTTGTTTAAAACTTCAAAATATAGATATTACACCAAAATATAAAAAATTAATACATGAAGCCCTAATCACTCATGTGGAAACAAACTCAAGAAGTTTGACTGAATTTATCTCTTCATTACAAGATAATGATTTAAGAGACGCACTTTCTCACTACTCTGTTTCTGGAAGTGCTGGATTTTTACTAGACGCAGAAAATGATGGTCTGAATTTAAATAACAATATAACAACATTTGAAATAGAAGATTTAATGAATCTTGGCGAACAAAATATTATTCCCACACTACTTTATATATTTAATAAAATCGAGCAAAGATTAGATGGAAGTCCGACACTACTGATCATAGATGAAGCTTGGATAGCTCTTGGTCACCCTGCTTTTAAAGGAAAAATAGTTGAATGGCTAAAAGTTCTAAGAAAAGCAAATTGTGCTGTTGTTCTTGCAACTCAAAGCCTAAGCGATAGTGCAAAAAGTGGAATTTTAGATATTTTACAAGAGAGTTGCCCAACAAAAATATTTTTACCAAATGTTGAAGCTTGGAATAAAGGAAGTGATAATACTCTAGGTCCTTATGACTTTTATAAGGCATTTGGATTAAATGATGTTCAAATTAGCATATTGCAAGAGGGAATTTATAAGCAAGATTATTACTACATGTCGCCACTAGGCACAAGGCTTTTTTCTTTAGCTTTACAAAAAGCAACTCTTGCATTTACTGCAGCAAGCGATAAGATTAGCGTTAAAAGGATAAAAGCACTGCATGAGATGTATAAAGAAAAGTGGCCATATAAATGGCTTGAAGAAAAAGGTATTAATTACTCAAATTTACAAGGAGATATAAAATGA
- a CDS encoding BRO-N domain-containing protein → MNEVVLFENKDFGNIRVLGDHLKPMFVAKDVAEALGYKDIINAIKQFCKGVAFYHPLSTDGGIQKVRVIYEPDLYRLIFGSKLKSAIKFQNWVFEEVLPKIRQQGYYSSNQKVALQDRRLDLPDTPCRDIIEQQIKKIEMKENVEFVSLISYEIKETFKDGKQSTNKKVHFNVRKRRDI, encoded by the coding sequence ATGAACGAAGTAGTTTTATTTGAGAATAAAGATTTTGGAAATATAAGAGTTTTAGGCGATCATCTTAAACCTATGTTTGTAGCAAAAGATGTAGCAGAAGCTTTAGGATACAAAGATATTATTAATGCAATTAAGCAATTTTGCAAGGGGGTGGCGTTTTACCACCCCCTTTCCACAGACGGAGGAATACAAAAAGTTCGTGTAATTTATGAGCCTGATTTATATCGTTTGATATTTGGCTCAAAGTTAAAATCAGCTATCAAATTTCAAAACTGGGTTTTTGAAGAAGTCCTACCAAAAATTAGACAACAAGGATATTACTCAAGCAATCAAAAAGTAGCTTTGCAAGATAGGAGATTAGATCTTCCAGATACTCCATGCAGAGATATAATAGAACAACAAATTAAAAAAATAGAGATGAAAGAAAATGTAGAGTTTGTTTCATTAATCAGCTATGAAATAAAAGAAACTTTTAAAGATGGCAAACAAAGCACCAATAAAAAAGTGCATTTTAATGTGAGAAAAAGGAGAGACATATGA
- a CDS encoding TrbM/KikA/MpfK family conjugal transfer protein, which translates to MKKLFLFLAFCFSANLFAVEPDILTGDRKTACEVLLCLSSSTRPDECNPPLARFFSIKFKKPWKTLQARRNFLALCPTDTGDTAEDLVMSDYKEILANYEDPNQCTPPYLNNQLQNGRVSYSLNNKYYEKQGYKNNINNIDNGVRINPNMPSFCYALINHQYTDLQMPRYNCSGEFYTQTDWQNGYRLNLLGTGSSHFTNSEPSAYTNLPNNEKHKITYHVDNNHAGYYVTEYYQIIRFNKTCWSY; encoded by the coding sequence ATGAAAAAGTTATTTTTGTTTTTGGCGTTTTGTTTTAGTGCAAATTTATTTGCAGTCGAGCCAGATATTCTTACTGGCGATAGAAAAACAGCTTGTGAAGTTTTGCTTTGTCTATCAAGCTCAACACGCCCAGACGAATGCAATCCACCACTTGCTAGATTTTTTTCAATCAAATTTAAAAAGCCTTGGAAAACACTACAGGCTAGGCGTAATTTTCTAGCACTTTGCCCTACTGATACTGGAGATACTGCAGAGGATTTGGTTATGAGTGATTATAAGGAAATCCTAGCAAATTATGAAGATCCAAATCAATGCACACCGCCATATTTAAATAATCAATTGCAAAATGGAAGAGTTAGTTATTCATTAAATAATAAATACTATGAAAAACAAGGTTATAAAAACAATATCAATAATATCGATAACGGAGTAAGAATCAATCCAAATATGCCTAGCTTTTGTTATGCTCTTATCAATCATCAATATACAGATCTACAAATGCCTAGATATAATTGCAGTGGAGAATTCTATACTCAAACAGATTGGCAAAACGGCTATAGATTAAATTTATTAGGAACAGGATCAAGTCATTTCACAAATTCAGAACCTAGTGCATATACAAATTTACCAAACAATGAAAAACATAAAATCACTTATCATGTAGATAATAATCACGCTGGATATTATGTGACAGAATATTATCAAATTATTAGATTTAATAAAACTTGCTGGAGTTATTAA
- the trbJ gene encoding P-type conjugative transfer protein TrbJ, which translates to MENIFNQKATREIHQNPTKVGLDLISLDNNYTNKYNCNNDESSSFHLCSFRGIDYLPRGCRLVAKTPYALYNKINDYFYRVVNNKATRELTPSKRGARLIHLDNNHTKKYNYNNELMAQINHLNSEVKFRLKVPALWRTPRNYTKKFSKFFIPFILSSQLVANGIPTIDLAAIERQVIGYQQQIKDYALQLQQYQQLYSQLQQQIQMVKMQAQNLKTLSSYDWQNLNVVLYQARNIMQKVDGISYDLGNVSRKFEEIYKDFNEYSSDINSAKDENARNKIFSDRYKQMQETNQNTLNGTLQKLELANKEFENEDRTISHLKNRSQNAEGNLQAIQATNDLLAYQVDEARKLRIALMDQTNALTNYMAMQNNEKILDDAKYEKMSKRSIKRF; encoded by the coding sequence ATGGAAAATATATTTAATCAAAAAGCCACAAGGGAGATTCATCAAAACCCTACAAAAGTAGGGCTAGACTTAATAAGCCTTGACAACAATTATACAAATAAGTATAATTGCAACAATGATGAATCTAGTAGTTTTCATCTTTGCTCCTTTAGGGGCATAGATTACTTGCCACGAGGTTGCCGCCTTGTGGCAAAAACCCCATATGCATTATACAATAAAATCAATGATTATTTTTATAGAGTAGTTAATAATAAAGCCACAAGGGAACTCACCCCCTCAAAAAGAGGGGCAAGACTAATACATCTTGACAATAATCATACAAAGAAGTATAATTACAATAATGAGTTGATGGCTCAAATAAATCACCTCAATTCTGAGGTAAAATTTCGCCTCAAGGTTCCAGCCTTGTGGCGAACCCCACGAAATTATACCAAAAAATTTTCTAAATTTTTTATTCCGTTTATTCTCTCTAGCCAACTAGTTGCTAATGGTATTCCAACGATAGACTTAGCCGCAATCGAGCGACAAGTAATAGGCTATCAACAACAGATCAAAGACTATGCATTGCAATTGCAACAATATCAACAATTATATTCTCAATTGCAACAACAAATCCAAATGGTTAAAATGCAAGCTCAAAATTTAAAAACACTCTCTAGCTATGATTGGCAAAATTTAAATGTTGTTTTATATCAAGCTAGAAATATTATGCAAAAAGTTGATGGCATCAGTTACGACTTAGGAAATGTATCAAGAAAATTTGAAGAAATCTATAAAGATTTTAACGAATATTCTAGCGATATAAACTCAGCTAAAGATGAAAATGCTAGAAATAAAATATTTTCTGATAGATATAAACAAATGCAAGAAACTAATCAAAATACTTTAAATGGCACACTTCAAAAACTAGAACTAGCTAATAAAGAATTTGAAAACGAAGATAGAACTATATCTCACTTAAAAAATCGCTCACAAAACGCAGAGGGTAATTTACAAGCTATTCAAGCTACAAATGATTTATTAGCATATCAAGTAGATGAAGCAAGAAAGCTTAGAATTGCACTTATGGATCAAACGAATGCTTTGACAAATTATATGGCAATGCAAAATAATGAGAAAATTTTAGATGACGCCAAATATGAAAAAATGTCTAAAAGGTCTATTAAGAGATTTTAG
- a CDS encoding EexN family lipoprotein, with protein MKKIVLSSLLSLGLLAFLTGCGQEAKTQEYYSQNLKEAEAKVAECKKLEKFNETEQIDCTNAQDAIINQRTIQRF; from the coding sequence ATGAAAAAAATTGTTTTAAGCAGTTTATTGAGTTTAGGCTTATTAGCCTTTTTAACAGGTTGTGGGCAAGAAGCAAAAACACAAGAATATTATTCGCAGAATTTAAAAGAAGCAGAAGCAAAGGTTGCAGAGTGCAAGAAGTTGGAGAAATTCAATGAAACTGAACAAATCGATTGCACTAATGCTCAAGATGCAATTATCAACCAAAGGACAATACAAAGGTTCTAA
- a CDS encoding type IV secretion system protein, with product MLKMQLSTKGQYKGSKLFILFILLLAPNYIFAIENSDGILTLLNTNLKTWIPAVKSACIYVFWTLVAIDLVWTFGLQALRGFEIGEFLATLIKKVVFISVIILLFQVDWWLKILLDSFSQLATNATGTAVLPGTIITSGTEIILGIWDATGWNIPKTLFLLLCGLIILFGFVLMAIDLLIAYLKFYIMNIIIFFALALSGLERFKEIGLNPVMTAIKVGVELFMIQAFMGLCVNITNKAFYELSQNMTVDLILQIVIIALIFCMITKMIPGLIEAVFNGSIGDSAGSAAGFRAVATGAAGAVATGAAGAVGVTRAMNAAKALHLAEGGKGGMDLVKGVAKNLATTGGEHLKDNFRHGRMPNDIANRLQEKTKSTMNSNLSGGFGGSSNVPNEPYISGVNESGASK from the coding sequence ATGCTCAAGATGCAATTATCAACCAAAGGACAATACAAAGGTTCTAAGCTATTTATATTATTTATTCTTTTACTAGCTCCGAATTATATATTTGCAATAGAAAATTCGGATGGAATACTAACTCTTTTAAACACTAATCTAAAAACATGGATACCAGCAGTTAAATCAGCTTGTATTTATGTTTTTTGGACTCTCGTTGCAATTGATTTAGTTTGGACTTTTGGACTACAAGCCTTGCGTGGCTTTGAAATAGGAGAATTTTTAGCAACACTTATTAAAAAAGTTGTTTTTATCAGTGTTATAATACTTTTATTTCAAGTTGATTGGTGGCTTAAAATACTATTGGATAGCTTCTCACAACTTGCAACAAATGCTACAGGAACCGCGGTATTACCTGGAACCATTATTACATCTGGTACAGAAATTATATTAGGTATTTGGGATGCAACTGGTTGGAATATACCAAAAACTTTATTTTTATTATTGTGTGGTTTAATTATTCTATTTGGTTTCGTTCTAATGGCAATCGATTTGCTGATAGCATATCTTAAATTTTACATTATGAATATAATAATTTTCTTTGCCTTGGCGTTAAGTGGCTTAGAGAGATTTAAAGAGATAGGTTTAAACCCTGTAATGACAGCAATAAAAGTTGGGGTTGAACTATTTATGATACAGGCCTTTATGGGATTATGTGTCAATATAACCAATAAAGCATTTTACGAATTATCTCAAAATATGACAGTAGATCTTATATTACAAATAGTAATTATAGCTTTAATCTTCTGTATGATCACAAAAATGATTCCTGGACTAATCGAAGCAGTGTTTAATGGAAGCATTGGGGATAGTGCTGGATCAGCAGCTGGATTTAGAGCAGTAGCAACTGGGGCTGCAGGTGCAGTAGCAACTGGGGCTGCAGGAGCTGTCGGCGTTACTCGTGCTATGAACGCTGCCAAAGCCTTACATTTAGCAGAAGGTGGCAAGGGTGGAATGGACTTAGTTAAAGGAGTAGCAAAAAATCTAGCTACAACAGGTGGCGAACATCTAAAAGATAACTTTAGACACGGAAGAATGCCAAATGATATAGCAAATAGATTACAAGAAAAAACAAAATCAACAATGAATTCAAATCTTAGTGGTGGATTTGGCGGTAGCTCAAATGTGCCAAATGAGCCTTATATTTCTGGTGTAAATGAATCAGGAGCAAGTAAGTGA
- a CDS encoding VirB8/TrbF family protein, with the protein MSFFKKKEQINQSINNPYLNAKTEWLERYGDYISRARNWQIVAILSIIVTIISVFYIGYIGSQNKLIPYVIEVDKLGNTANVGMVRNVDIKNPNVIKYSLNTFIYSWRSIWGNLEIQRKFIFDAYKYIEPGSKAFLFLNDSYEKSNPFEQGTKQNVRVKVDSIVLQTNDTWQIQWRETTTNLAEEQISDIVYRGFFKVKQIPPTTEEEIIKNPLGIFITDFNFAKIL; encoded by the coding sequence ATGAGTTTCTTTAAGAAAAAAGAGCAAATCAATCAAAGCATTAATAACCCATATTTAAATGCTAAAACAGAATGGCTAGAGAGATATGGCGATTATATTTCACGCGCAAGGAATTGGCAAATAGTAGCCATACTAAGCATTATAGTTACGATAATTTCTGTTTTTTACATAGGTTATATAGGTTCGCAAAACAAGCTAATACCTTATGTAATAGAAGTAGATAAACTTGGCAATACAGCAAATGTGGGTATGGTAAGAAATGTAGATATAAAAAATCCAAATGTAATTAAATATAGCCTAAATACTTTTATTTATTCTTGGCGTTCGATTTGGGGAAATCTAGAAATTCAAAGAAAATTCATCTTTGACGCATACAAATATATTGAACCAGGATCAAAAGCATTTTTATTTTTAAATGATAGTTATGAGAAATCAAATCCATTTGAGCAAGGCACAAAACAAAATGTTCGTGTAAAAGTAGATAGCATAGTATTACAAACTAACGATACTTGGCAGATACAATGGAGAGAAACTACAACAAATTTAGCCGAAGAACAGATATCAGATATTGTTTATAGGGGATTTTTTAAAGTAAAACAAATACCACCTACAACAGAAGAAGAAATAATAAAAAACCCTCTTGGTATATTTATCACAGACTTTAACTTTGCAAAAATTTTATAA
- the trbG gene encoding P-type conjugative transfer protein TrbG: protein MKKLILIPAILGATMAFGFNEIERDFANLTDKEKKDLAIAQKWIDEKTTTIPGKNGEVIYLFGKSMPSIVTAPLRLTNIALEPGEEIKDVQIGDSIRWIISLSISGEEPNTTSHIIVKPTEKNLQTTLNIMTNKRVYKLNLISEDKKFMPSIAFIYPGEITASLEAYKQKLKKKSQSKNFQKPDESIPSNIDSLDFGYSIEGKSDFKPLRVYNDGVKTYIQMPKNMKFYEAPALMILDKNDNKEIVNYRLKIDTFIVDRLFNKALLISGVDDKGILIKKMSSKINQEIVNNVLYDLSLKNEEKGE, encoded by the coding sequence ATGAAAAAATTAATATTAATACCGGCAATTTTAGGTGCTACTATGGCTTTTGGATTTAATGAAATAGAGAGAGATTTTGCAAACTTAACTGATAAAGAAAAGAAAGATCTTGCCATCGCTCAAAAATGGATAGATGAAAAAACCACAACTATACCAGGAAAAAATGGAGAAGTAATTTATCTTTTTGGTAAATCTATGCCTAGCATAGTGACTGCTCCTTTACGACTTACAAATATTGCTCTTGAGCCAGGCGAAGAGATTAAAGATGTGCAAATCGGTGATAGCATTAGATGGATCATTTCACTTAGTATAAGCGGGGAAGAGCCTAATACTACTTCACACATAATAGTTAAACCGACTGAAAAAAATTTACAAACTACTTTAAATATTATGACAAACAAAAGAGTATATAAACTAAATTTAATTTCAGAAGATAAAAAATTTATGCCATCAATTGCATTTATTTATCCTGGAGAAATCACAGCAAGTTTAGAAGCATATAAACAAAAGCTTAAGAAAAAATCACAATCAAAGAATTTCCAAAAACCAGATGAGTCAATACCATCAAATATAGATTCACTTGATTTTGGTTATAGCATTGAGGGAAAATCTGATTTTAAACCGCTTAGAGTTTATAACGATGGCGTAAAAACTTATATCCAAATGCCTAAAAATATGAAATTTTATGAAGCTCCTGCTCTTATGATTTTAGACAAAAATGATAATAAAGAGATAGTAAATTATAGACTAAAAATAGATACTTTTATAGTTGATAGATTATTTAATAAAGCACTTTTAATCTCTGGCGTTGATGATAAAGGTATTCTTATTAAAAAAATGAGTAGCAAAATAAATCAAGAAATAGTAAATAATGTTTTATATGATTTATCGCTGAAAAATGAAGAAAAAGGAGAATAA